A stretch of the Plodia interpunctella isolate USDA-ARS_2022_Savannah chromosome Z, ilPloInte3.2, whole genome shotgun sequence genome encodes the following:
- the LOC128683241 gene encoding 10 kDa heat shock protein, mitochondrial-like, whose amino-acid sequence MSAAVKKVIPLLDRVLVKRAEGATQTASGIVIPDMAQSKVLHGEVVAVGTGARKANGDFFPVLVKVGDKVVLPEHGGTKVTLENDEREYHLFRESDILAKIDDPYAT is encoded by the coding sequence ATGTCTGCAGCTGTAAAAAAAGTGATTCCTCTTTTGGACCGTGTTCTTGTCAAGAGAGCTGAAGGCGCGACCCAGACCGCTAGTGGCATCGTGATCCCAGACATGGCACAATCGAAGGTGCTTCACGGAGAAGTGGTCGCTGTTGGTACAGGTGCACGAAAGGCAAATGGCGATTTTTTTCCAGTCTTAGTGAAAGTCGGAGATAAGGTCGTCCTACCGGAACATGGCGGCACTAAAGTAACTTTAGAGAATGATGAGAGAGAATACCATCTCTTCAGAGAATCTGACATTCTGGCGAAAATCGACGATCCATATGCaacctaa